In Colletotrichum higginsianum IMI 349063 chromosome 1, whole genome shotgun sequence, the DNA window GTCTCAGCGGTCCATGAATGAGACACGACAGTGCACGTCGGATAGCAGATACGCggacgcgcgcgcgcgcgcgacggaGAGAAAAAGCAAGCGTTCATCGCAGAACTAGACTAGGTTGGGTTGACCGAAGCATGGGGCCGGACGACACTCACCAAACACACCTCGGCATCTCATGGTTGTCGTTTCCGTCGTAATCCTGGCGGGCGGTCGACGTCAAGTACCAGATTAGCAGAAGCAGGATCCGCGGGAATGCCTGAACGGCGCCGGTCATTCAGTATCTTGAGGAGCTTGTACAACGCACTCACATATACACACACTTGTATGTACGTACGtttgtatatatatatatcgCCTAGCATACATTAAGGGCGGCCGTGTCTTTCGAGAAACGAGGCCCATGGTACATGTGAATGACAAAACTTTTTCTTAAAAAGGTGCAGCAGCTACAAGAAAAAGGGAATGGAAGAGGAAGTCAGatacaaaaagaagaaagaaaatcAAGGGCAAGAGGCGTTTCATGGCCCTAGATGTTTTACAACCGTGCCGGCATGGGAACGAGATTCATACAGTGGTCGTAAAAGCAGAGCGACGAGAGGCGAAACAGGAAATCGGATATGGGGTATGTGTGGAACGGGTGGCTAACGGAAGTCCATCGAGTCGTGAGTGGTAGCGGTCGTGAAAAATCTCTCTCCGGTATGATATGTGTGTGCGCCTGGAGCTAAGAAGATGAAAATGCCGTGTCCCCCGCCCTGATTTCCCCGAACCGACCATATCCATACCACTGTCGGCTCTCCGATCGCAATACCTGACAGCCGTCCAAGCCATATATACACACAGACATAACTCCACTTGCTTCACCAATCCTTGCACCTGGCGCCCGTCGGCGGTCGCATGGTGTGAAGCCGAAGCCGGGCGCCACAGCGGCCCCCGCTCCCGTAGCGCGCCCTCCGTCGCGGccccacctcctccctcccgccAATGTTTGTGCACCTAAATTCGACGTCTCCTGGTGCCCACGTCGGTTTCCTGGTGGCTCCAACTCCGGTTTAGACGGCCCGGAGATGCGGCGTGTTGCGTAGTACGGATGCTGTCGCAGTTGAGCATGTTTCGGGTATCTGCGCTCCTCCGCTCCCCCTCTAAAGCGACCGTTTCAAGGTTGAGCAAGACATGTGCAAAAGAAGAACGGCTTCCGGGCTCTTTCCCCTTCAGGCATCTCCATCCACAGAGCATTAACTTGACGGCTGATGCGGGAACTCCTTGTCGCGGACCCCAGCTTGCCTCAATCCTTCAATAGTATCTGTCGCGGAAATGGAATACATGTGCATATATCGCGTCCGCTAATCAATGTCTCCTTCGTactgtttttttttgttaTGATAAACTCTCCTTGCAAAAAAATCGTTACTCTGCTCTAGTTTCGCGTCTAACTTCACTGTCGAACTGAATGGTATCGCATCCAACGTAGATCTGGGGTATGTTCCAAATTGCAATGGTTTGGCGGTCAGGATGTAATGGCCGTCCGCAATTGGCGTCGACTAGTGTCCTTCGCTTTCCTCGTAAGTCCATCCCTCGTAGCCCTCGTGCGGTGTGGCATATGGGAAGGGTGGTGGGACCCAGGAGCTGTAACCAGAAGACGGAATCGCCCCTGCGGAGAGCGAAGCGTTGTGTGGTTCCATGTTCGGGAACTGCGTGGCTATATGCGTCGGGTATATGTCCTCTGACATTGCCGACGACTTCCTCCCGAGTTGCCGGTTCTGTTGCGTCATTATGAGGTTCTGGGGCGGTAAGGGCGTGCCTCTTGGGTAGGTCATGGAGCTCCCCGGAGCAAATGACGAGTATCCCATATCGCCAGGCCCGTTGGGGTCCGGGTTTCCCCAGTTGGCCAACGGAGGAGGTTGGGACGTGTACGGCGAAAAGGACGGTGTGGTTGGAGACTGTTCAGTGTGAGACTTCCATGTTTCGTTGTGTTCGTTTGGCTGTGTTGTAGAGCTGGGACTGACTTCTGGAGACATCCAAGCTACTGACTGGTTCGAAAACCCAAAGACACGggaagccgaggccgtcacATCCGAGTACACTGCAAGTTCGCATATCAGCAACTTGGGGAGACTTTGACAAACGTCGAGACTTACTCGTAGCCTCAGGACCGAGGTTTTCAAAGGCGGATAGCTGTACAGGAGGCGGCGCCATACCTGAAGCGGGACTCCCGGCATCGGGATGGAAGTGGTGGCGTTGTGCTACGTCAGGGGACTGCCCAGCGACCATGGCAGGGGAAGACGACGCAGAAGTGACCTTGGACCCAGCCGGAGTCCGCGATGGCGCTCTATGGCGCGGATCGGTCGtctgcggcagcggcggctgATCCACGGGGAAGAAGCTGCACTCCTTCTTCAGCCTGATGCAATTGATGCACCGACTCTCGCCAAATGCGGGCGATGCTATGCAGCGGATCTTCCGTCGACGACAGTGTCCTTGACGGGTTCTCCATCAGCATCAAGTACACGTGAGTTGAGGGCCCCTTCCGAGAGGAAACATCAGAGAGCCGGGGCGGTAGGTGGTCTACTTACCACAAGCTACCGAAGTTCGGTGGTAGCCCAGCTTGTTTCTCTTCTTGTCGCCAGGTAGGCCAGACTGGTTTGGATCGGAAGCGTTGGCCTGTCGCGGTCTGACATTAGGCGTGGACATGGACCGTTTCAACTTCAGACTCGCCTGTGAGAAGGATTCTTTACGTTCCTTGAGGTTCCGGTCCTGGATCCCCGGGTCCATCAGTGATGGAACGGGGGCCGGCGCGCCATAGTCGGGCGCGTAACCAGGATGAGACACTTCCATTTCAGGGTCAGAAGAAGGCAGGGGCGGAGGGTACTGGTACGACATGGTCGAGATCGACTTTGCAAAGAGCAGCAAAGGCGGTGCTGGATCGACGGCTTCCGAGGCTCTCAACCAGCTTGGTGATGAAAGGCCAGGCACTCTGGTGCCATACAGCAGACGGACTGACGAACGAATGCAATGGGCGCGGAAAGTACCTAGAGAAACTGAAGATGCTGAGGAGGCTCGAGGAAGGAGGTTTTGTGGACTGACGCCCAGATACCGGTGACCTGTCAACAGGGCTGAAGTTGATTTCGGCTGGCGGTTAACGATGAATCGATGATTTGTATTGGCCCGACCTGGTCTTCGGATGGGGCGGACGATTAGGGCGCAACGCGTCTCAAGGCGCCCAAGAGATATCTTGACAGAAGATTCAGCAAGTGTTACTTGTGGAATGCAATAGATCGTGCGTGCCGTCGATGTTGTGCTAGGTGCAGTGAAGCGTGGATATAACCAATCCGGATACAGCACAAGGGCAGGTCAGGGACGGTCCAATAAAGACGAGTCACGCCAGTCCAGGCCAGCTGTGAGTGCGGCACTGGCCAGGATGGCTGGCGTACCAGAGTTGGGAAACTTTTGAGATTGACTGGCGTCAAAACTGGATCGACTTTCCGTTTCCCCCTCAAGGTCTTCCTATCCCCGCGGGCTGATCACTACCCAACTTTtaggaagagggcgagaagaagtCCCAACAAGGGTAAAGGCAGATGCAGCTGGGGTTTTGTGGTTTCGAGTTTGCCACGATGCGATGTGATGCGGTGCGATGCGTGATGTGCAGACGCATCCAGGGCGAGCTGGTTTGGCTGAGGCTTAGATTTCCGGTACGTGACGATGCTCAACCAACgtgtggttgtggttgttgcCGGGCTGGTGAAGATGTCGAGCCCAAAGTACCTAACTATCTAGTGGTAATATCGGGACCCGGCGAGGTCGTGGTCGGCGAAGAGAAAGAGTGAGAGACACAACCCTAAGTAGGtgggtaggtaccttagTACGGCTTGGAACAAGGCACCAAACCCCAGCAAAAACAACTACGGAAAGAGAAAGAGCGTAAGAgggagtgtgtgtgtgtggagagagagagagagagaaaggtgaGCTGTGATGGAATGGGAAGGGAAgtgaaggggaaggggggtcTCTCCCAAGAAAAGAAAGCAAAGGCACGTACCGGACCTGGCAGTAACGGTGATGAAAGACACAGCGACTGacttttttctcttccttccttttttGCCTCTCCAAATTTAGGAACTACGTTGGCAAGCGATTATACCAATCAAGTGTTCGTTCCTCTTTCTCCGTCATCCAGTTATGTGCTCGTATAACGATGGGTGAGGCATCGACGAGAGGTAACCCTGACCACGACTTTCGGGTTGATCGACGAGGCAAAAATGGTGCGAACGAACGAATCTGCAAGTTTTTGGTATGGAAGTCAGCAAGTCTCTTCTCGTTTTATTACGCTTGGCATTGGTCCTTGGTAGCCctcactccccccccccccccccccctcataccctccccccctgctGCCCAAATTTCACCTCTTCTTGGGACATCAGAACATAAGCCCTGGAAATCTTTGGAAAGCCTTTTTCCAAGAGTTGTATTGTTGTCAATTTCCTGTCGTGGCTGGCAAGACCTGAGAGCACGAAGCCTTGGTCACAGAGGATAGGAAGAGTCCAAACGGGCCACAAGAGCGTTGTGATGGAAGACAACCCAGTAACGGGACCAATAACAGAGACAGTGAGAAGCGTTGATATGTCACGTACCTTGGGCGTCTGTCCGGCTGCCTTCAAATAATGCCCAACTAGGTGGTACTAACACACGGTtccaagagagagagagagagagagtgggagagagagagttaTGGTCGGTAGCGAATGGAACTGCGGCAGACGGCTGTATCCTTCCAGCGAGCGCCACCCACCGGTTGGGAAATTTCAGCTTACTAGTCCAACGGACGTCGGGCGCTAGTATCAGCAGCGTAACGGCTGTTGAATGGCTGCTGGCTGGTTGTGTACTGGACGTGGGGGGCTGGCCAGCTCGTGTCTCGGACGACAGACAGTATGGATTTGATTCGTCCGTTCTTTTACCGCCTGTTGCTTTTCTTCGCGTCGTCGGGTCTCGGTGCAGAGAAACGGCGAGCAAGTGAGTTGGTTAAACAGTGAAGTGATGATGCCTTTGGAATACCCCTCAAGACGGACGGTTGTTCGAAGGCGTCGGATGTTCTGGACCCTCTCAGGCGTCTCGGGCCGAAGTCTAGTTGTCGTTGGACAGGTAGGTGGGTAGATGGGGGGCAAGTTTATAGAAAAGACCCACGGAAGATCTCAGCGGTGGCGAGGGATGCTCGCCTGGATCTTGTAGCTATTGGAGGATGGCCGACTGTTGGATTTATGCGAACGAGCCCGATCTTGTAGGCGTCTATTATGTAGAGTCGTCGAATGGGGACGCTCTGAATCACCTTGAGCTTCGGCTTCAAACCCGGCATCGAATGTTGCCCTGTCTTCTGTCTCTTG includes these proteins:
- a CDS encoding Fungal zn binuclear cluster domain containing protein, giving the protein MSYQYPPPLPSSDPEMEVSHPGYAPDYGAPAPVPSLMDPGIQDRNLKERKESFSQASLKLKRSMSTPNVRPRQANASDPNQSGLPGDKKRNKLGYHRTSVACGHCRRRKIRCIASPAFGESRCINCIRLKKECSFFPVDQPPLPQTTDPRHRAPSRTPAGSKVTSASSSPAMVAGQSPDVAQRHHFHPDAGSPASGMAPPPVQLSAFENLGPEATMYSDVTASASRVFGFSNQSVAWMSPEVSPSSTTQPNEHNETWKSHTEQSPTTPSFSPYTSQPPPLANWGNPDPNGPGDMGYSSFAPGSSMTYPRGTPLPPQNLIMTQQNRQLGRKSSAMSEDIYPTHIATQFPNMEPHNASLSAGAIPSSGYSSWVPPPFPYATPHEGYEGWTYEESEGH